In Lycium ferocissimum isolate CSIRO_LF1 chromosome 7, AGI_CSIRO_Lferr_CH_V1, whole genome shotgun sequence, the sequence TCAAGCATATGAACCTGCCAAAacgttttttaaattaattaaccgGAGGTGGGATGTGGTATTAAATGgattttatttatgaaaattcCCCATTATAAGCACGATCGTGTCGAATGAGAACGAACCTCATCGACAAATAAGACACCAGGAACAAGCTCAGCAGTACCTTCGTCAACATAACGATTGACAACCTACAGTGAAATAAGCCCATCATAACCATTATGCTAAATATTAAAATTCACAGTCTCATACACACTTCATGAAAATATCCAGAGTAGCCAATTGGACAGTAATCAGCATGCATGAAGCAGCATGAATTTGTACGCATTCATCCAGAGGACTGCTCACACCAATAGATCAGAAGTACCTTGTTTATCTCTTGTCGCAACTTGTCAGTAATCTCGGTTTTCCTAGGTTTCATCATTTGACCCATAAGGGACAATATATCTTGTCCTCCTTGTGGTCGTGCATTTGCAGCATCAAGATCATGCAATGTAACATCCTGGCGGAAAACAATACTGCAGTAAGTACAGAAATCTTTGTTGTTCGGCTTCCCTCACAAAAGGCCATTAAAGTAGTGATATCGTTTTGTCCAAAACAAAAATGCAGATACTTGGAATTGCATATTAGTTTGTATGTTAATCTCACAAGTGAGCAATCATGGCATGTAGGGATAAGCAGAAGATCTGATGTACAAAAACTAACTAAATAAATATTGCAATTAGGACACAGCTGATTTCATCATAAAAATTCTTGCGTCAAAAGCAGGTACTTCTTGGCTGCTTATAAACATACCACTATATTAGGTTGTTAATGCCATGGACTATAATACCTCTTCCAATTACATCCTTCAAATCCAGGAGCCTCAATTCCTGGTCATTGCAGTATCTTAGAAATCTGTTTCCTCGCTCCTCCATATTAtttacagattttttttttatagccgTTTGTGTCCGGGTCAGCTTGCGTGCACCTCAACTAATTCCACGggggtacctgctacctcccaccagcacaggTACCAGGTAACTCTAACCACCAAGAAATCACCTAATGTTTTTTTGACTCCGCTGGGATTCGAACCTGGGAGGtttcaacccacttcattgaccactaggtcaCACCCTTGGACGCCACAAACTATGATCTATAATGCACCTATAATAAGGATATTTCACGACTAAGCCATAGAACAAATTAACTATTTGGAAAAGAAGCACAACAATCAGCTACATGTATACAATGCCAGGGTAATCTTTATTTATGCCATAGCAAAACAAGAAATGAGACGAACCTGGactatttccttctttttgtgAACCTCTCCTTTAGGGAGAGGGACATACTCCTCCGCCTCAAGATCAAATTCTGTGGCAAAAGCATCACTTCTGCCCACTCTTTTAACTGCTCCACTATTTCCTTCAATGTAAATGACATCACCAACAGCTACCTGCACACATATCATGGAAGCATGAAAAAAATGGTCAATCTAGTATTCAAAAGTCTGATGTTAAAAAGAGGGAACTATTGTATTTCTTCATTATCCTATTTATCAAACGCATTAACAGATTTGATACTTCACTGGCAGATATGTTGCAGACACTTACCTTCTCTTTAATTAAGGCATCATATATTGTAGGGTCAAGCTTCAACTGTTTGGTACCTTTCACAGTTTTTAACCCAATTATAACATGGCTAATGCTTTTACCATATCCACCTGTCACACTCTCACCCTCTTCTGGAGATAGTTCAGTCACCTACatttagaaattttaaaatatgaagaTCAAAGTCACAACGCATCAAAACTAATCATCACAAAATTATTGCATCAAAGACAAGAAATGCGATAGACTATCTACTTGCCTCTCCTTCATAGActtccttattttctttgatacGGAGACCAATAGCTCGGCGGAAATTTTCCATTAAGACCTCAGTTTTTTTCACTTCTGATGAATACACTTCGGATCCAACCATCGGGCAAAATGGAACCTGCAACATTAAAGTCAATGCCACCAGTTATGATAATCTAGGGTCGCTAATCCTAATAAAAGTaatatagcctgtttggccaagcttccaaaatctgcttattttaaaaagtgcttttcgaaaaaatacttttggagaGTAGCAGCTTGTGTTTGgttaatcaatttgaaaaatacttttgctAACATCAGAGCAACAATTTATGCTTCGCTAAGGCTTCAAAATTGCTTCTAGGGAAAGCTACTTTTTTCAGCTTCTAAAAAACTACTTCTGCTACTACTTTTTTCCTAGAAGCTTGGCGAAACAGGCTATAAGTAAGCTTCATATCAACAAACAAGGAACATTTACAATGCCCAATCATCCCAAATATTATCAAGGTCCAATCAATCAACTGCGCCTCAACCCTAAGCTAGTTACGCTTGGCTATTTGAACCATTGAAACCTTTATATGAATTCCACTCTATTTGagcccatttccttccaatACTAGTAAATAAAGCTTAATAAATATTATCAGTACGATAAAATATAAGTATTAAATCTAGAACTAAAAAGAGTATAAAGAATGCACCTTGCTTCCAAGTTCTTGTGCTATACCAAGGGCGAGAGCTGTCTTTCCCGTACCAGGTGGACCCGCTAGCAGTAAAGCACGACCGGCCATCTTCTTTTGGCGTATCATATCAACCACAAGCCCGCAAGCTTCTCTGGCTGCTGCCTGACCCACAAACCCAGCTGCCAATGGTAGTGGTGTCCCATTGGGCTACCATATAACACAACATAATCATGTTTTTTTTGTGATGAAATAATTGTTTCAACGTAATCATGTTTAATCACCCATTTGTCAGCAAATCAGTACACACACATGAAACTTAAACATGAAAATGCAAGAAAGTTTTAGCCTTTTAGGTAACTAAAGAAGCAGCAGAAGATTAAAACTTCAGGGAAATATGGCAGCCAAGCACAAAATCCCTCAATGCTAAACTCCCAAAAAATCTCCAAGGAAACGGGTATTAAATAGTAACCAGAGACGAAAAGGGGTCGGGTAAAACCAGCACAAGATAGCAGCTTTATGCAAATTTaacaccaaaactcaaaagGATTACTACATCCACAGCCCCTTAAACTTGTTGGTaaattccatttagacactcgaaCTACGGCTTGTTTCAATTGAGCACCTGAACACATGATAAGGTGTTCCTGtactttttatttaaattttaaccaaaataaatatgttatctcctttaattatagaCATCACTTACTGAGAGTAATGCctataattaaataaagtaATATATTGTAAGTGTTGACTTATTTTGCTTAATGTGTAGGGATGGCAACGGTGCGGGGAGGGGCGGGTGCGGGGAGGGGCGGGTTTCACCTCATGCGGGGTGGTGCGGGTTTGTCCTTTCACGGTGCGGGGCGGGTTAAAGCAATATTTTGAGAATCCTGTGCGGGGCGGGGCGGGTTGTGGGTTACAAGTTTTAAGACTGATTTCCTTGGAACTATGAGATATTTTAAACGCAAGTTTTCCATGCTCCTTGAAAATAAAGTTCCCTCTTACTGTTTTTCAATAcagtaatcttgttgaattaagtttttctattttttcattttgaaaaatgggaaaaaagaaaaaagaatgaaacagAGCTTTTAGTCCTCTGTTTTATGTTTGGAAATTAGCTCTCTGTAAGTTAGTCAAGTAACTACTAAACATGAGTCAAATTTAATACTGTAGCTATCAAAATTAATCTGTCTTGGTTAGTTgttgaatgaaaaataattcttttttttttttggatatttcATCTCCAAATGGATCAAGCTTTAGTCCTCTGTTTTATATATGGAATAGGCTACTGAATGTTCGTAACAAAGAGTGAAAACCTACGCGGGGCAGGGCGGGGCGGGTGGACGCGGGTATGTTGCGGTGCAGGTTAATGCGGGTGAAAATGCAATGCGGGGCGGGTGCAGGGCGGTTTGAAATTTTGCGGGTTGAGACAGAACCCACACTGCACCCGCCCCGCCCCGCCCCGCCCCATTGCCACCTCTATTAATGTGCACTTGAGAACACCCACAAAAGCTTttctgaaatttgaagaaaaaagtgCTAACAGGAACACTCATCATGCATAAATCATAGTTCGAGTGTCAAAATGAAATTTACTGGCAAGTTCAAGCGGTTGTCTATGTATTAAGCAAAACTCAAAAGCCCACAAAACCAAACATCAAATAAAACAagttaacccaaaaaaaatccTAATAGCTCTAAAAAGTAGACGAGCCGAGTAGGGGTTGAGCAGAACCAGCACAAGATTGCAGTTTTATGCAAATTTAACACCAAAACCCCTAAACCCAAACACCAAACACCAAATTTGAGCAACAAATTTCCTAAAAGGTCAAAAATAGTAGCCAGAGACCAAGAGGTGGTTGAGTTAAACCACCATAAGATATCAGCGTTACGCAAATTTAacaccaaaaactcaaaaacccATAAACCCAGCACAAGATAGCCGCTTTATGCAAATTTATCACTAAAACTCAAAAACCCATAAACCCAAccactaaataaaaataataaccctaaaaggtaaaaaaaaaaaaaaaaacacagtgAAAAAGGCGAAGAGGGGGTTGTGTAGAAGTGTAGAACAAGCACAAAATAGCAGCTTTCTGCAAATTTAACACCAAAACTCAAAACCTCACAAaaccaaacaccaaaaaaaaaacacaaattaaccaaaaaaattcCTAAAAGATAAAAAACAGTAGGCATAGGCAACTAGGTGGTTGAGTTAAAGCACACAAGATATCAGCTTTATGCAAATTTAACACCAAAACTCAACCCCATAAatccaaacactaaataaaaacaactaaccaaaaaaataaatatccgTAAAGGGTCAAAACCAATACCAGATACAAAGAGGGGGTTGGCTAGAGCCAGCTCAAAGATATCAGCTTTATGCAAATTTAACACCAAAACTCAAAACCCAAACACCAAATAAGAAcaatttaacccaaaaaaaatccTCTTTTTTTATAAGTAACCCCAAAAATTTCCTAAAAGGTCAAAAACAGTACACAAAGGCCAAGAAGGTGTTGAGTTAAACCAGCACAAGATAGCAGCTTTATGCCAATTTAACACCAAAAATCAAAACCCCATAAACCCaaacaccaaaataaaaaaataaaaaataaaccaaaacaAATTGCTAAAATAAAACAATTTAACCCAGATTTTTTTCGTACAAGGTAAAAAACAGTAGACAAAGGCCAAGAGAGGGGGTTAACTTAAACCAGCACAAGATATCAACTTTATGCAAATTTAacaccaaaaactcaaaaacccACAAACCCAATCACCAAATAAAACACAAATTAACCAAAAGAAATCCTAAAAGAGCAAGAACAGTAGACAAAGGCAAAGACGGGTTTGAGTTAAACCAGCACAAGATATCAACTTTATGCAAAATTAACATCAAAACTCAAAACCCCATAAacccaaacactaaataaaaacaaattaacCCTAAAGAATCCTAAAAGATCAAAAACAGTAGACAAAGGCAAAGAGGGGGTTGAGTTAAACCAGCACAAGATATCAACTTTATGCAAATTTAacaccaaaaactcaaaaacccaaacactaaataaaaacaaattaaccaaaaaaaattgctaaaataaaacaatttaacccagattttttttttcctacaagGTAAAAAAACAGTAGACAAAGGCCAAGAGGGGGTTAACTTAAACCAGCACAAGATATCAGCTTTATGCAAATTTAACACCAAAACTCAAGAACCCACAAACACAAACACCAAATAAGAACAATTTAACccaaaaatttcctttttaaaaaaaaagtaacccaaaaaattttctttttttaaaaagtaaccTAAAAAATTCCTAAAAGATCAAAAATAGTAGACAAAGGCCAAGAAGGGGTTGAGTTACACCAGCACAAGATATCAACTTTAATACTCACAAGATATCAACTTTATGCAAATTTAACACCAAGACTCAAAAACCCACAAAcccaaatactaaataaaaacaagttaacccaaaaaaaaaaatcctaataaCCCAAAGAGGGGGTTGGTTAGAACTAGCACAAGATAGCAGCTTTATGGAAATTTAACACTCAAAAGATATcagctttatgcaaaattaacaccaaaactcaaaaaCCCATAAACCCAACCATCAAATAAAAACatcttaaccaaaaaaaaaaaaaaaaaaaaaaaatcctaaaaaaGGTCAAAAAGGGTAGACAAAGGCAAAAAGGAGGTAGGGGTAAAGGAATTAAATTACCTCAAGACCAAGGCCTTTAATGTGAGTATGTGTTGCAATTCTTTGCTTCTTTGTGGTTGATTGTACCTCTTCTATCCTCATCTCTTTTTTGTTATTCTTTGTCTGGGGTTTAAGAGAAGCTTCTCTAATGGAGGCGAGACTCTAGAGTGAAGGAGGTTTTGAAGAGAGAAAATTGTAATGTGCTAAAACAAGCCCAGCTTGTGTTCAGTTATTACAAACAAACCCCCTGAATTCCAAAAGAAGTGCTACCTGGATCCTTTTTGGCttcttttttggctttttcttTTTGCCTTAGGGCCAATTGTACCATCTCATCaaaagactaaaaaagaaagtaattttcaagaagaaatcaGATGTTCTGttcgttttatttttaaaacatacAACGATAACGTACCAGTGAAATCTTACAATGTGgggtttatttttaaaacataattttccTATTTAACAACTGAAAGGAAAGTACAAGTTaatgtttgaaaaaaattgattagcTAAAGTAATTTTTTTGCTTCCCAAATAGTAATAATAAGATAAGGAGAAAAAGAATGTGTATTAGTTTTTGTCTAATACTATTACATTTTCTGTTGACAAATCGTACATaacttttcagattttttttttttttatcagatTTGTGTCtatatttctcttcttttctttttgtccttACATCAATATGGTAAAAATATATGaatcccaaaaagaaaaagaaaaatctgcaTCGAGCAAATGTATGAGTCAAGAGATAAATCTCTAGCCTTGGATATCCATATAAAATAACGACGAATATCCAATGCAAAAATACACATTATTCATTTCTTTCAAATCAAACGAATATACTTTTCCGAGAATTTTTGCACcacaaataaaagctactaataAAGTGACTGCAATTTCGTAAAAAGACATCAACAttcattgtaaaaaaaaaaaaaaaagtgatttgcTAAGGCTAAAAAAGGACATCACAATTTTACCATGATAACTCAAAGTTCCAACAGAATGATGAACCTTAAAACAGATAACAGCCCAACAAAGATTACTTATTTTTCGAGACGCCACTTCAAATCCAGCAAAAGAGAAAAGTGTGAAAACTCAATAACATTGTACTAAGATCTTGCCTTGGTAGTATTGCATACTCTCGATTGAACATGACTGTTGGAATAGGAAAAAGAATGATCATTGACATTAAGGACTAAATGGAACTTTTTCCATTCATTATGCATTAGCAAGACACTGATGAATCTCAAAAGTCAAAAAATTCTAAATATGAGGTTTTCATGGAACACATGATTCAATACATTTTAAATGCTCTCAAATGCTACCAAATGGACCTATTTAGTAAGTGATTAGAACTTCCATTAACAAACTAAACAACGTGTGAACAAACACACGCTCCTCTATTCGAAGTGATTTGGACTTCAAATAGAAGCAAGAATGCTTTCTGAAAACACCAAGGAAGCACATCTGCGTCAAGTCTTTTTTCTGGGAGTCAAACTTTACAAACTCAGGCACAAGGCTCATTTTTGGCGTACAGATTCAACTTGAGCAGCAGCTTGCTAATATCCAGTTCCATCTTCTAGTAGCGAGTGTTTTTCAAGGATAGCAACAGTCTCTTCCTTGGCACTGTCATAAGTGCAAATAGCTCATTTAATTTGAGAGCAACAGTTTTGTAATCACTTTCTAGTCCAACTGGTCTATAATGAAGAATAGTTTTTTCAACAACGCAATTATTATAGTTGTATACGACAGGCAGGACAAATATTGTTTAGAGGAATTGCACTGGACAGAAATCTAGATACGTGAAGATCATTTTGTCCCTCAAAGGCTCAAACAACA encodes:
- the LOC132065326 gene encoding ruvB-like protein 1, with product MRIEEVQSTTKKQRIATHTHIKGLGLEPNGTPLPLAAGFVGQAAAREACGLVVDMIRQKKMAGRALLLAGPPGTGKTALALGIAQELGSKVPFCPMVGSEVYSSEVKKTEVLMENFRRAIGLRIKENKEVYEGEVTELSPEEGESVTGGYGKSISHVIIGLKTVKGTKQLKLDPTIYDALIKEKVAVGDVIYIEGNSGAVKRVGRSDAFATEFDLEAEEYVPLPKGEVHKKKEIVQDVTLHDLDAANARPQGGQDILSLMGQMMKPRKTEITDKLRQEINKVVNRYVDEGTAELVPGVLFVDEVHMLDMECFSYLNRALESSLSPIVIFATNRGICTVRGTDMTSPHGIPVDLLDRLVIVRTETYGPAEMIQILAIRAQVEGLEIDEESLAYLGEIGQQASLRHAVQLLSPASVVAKLNGRDKICKVDLDEVTSLYLDAKSSARLLQEQQDRYIS